Part of the Woronichinia naegeliana WA131 genome, CGTTGCATCCGAATACCGTGTCAAAACAAAAAGAATGGTTGACTGAAAATTGTCGAGAACTCAAGCATGAAAAAGGAAAAGCAGGAGAACTGCTAAATCTGATGAAAGAAGTCAAAGAAGAAAAAAGTCATTCTAAGAATCTTACCGAGAAACTACAAGCGGCGATTACTTATTACGAGAATCATCAGCATCAAATGGATTATGCTGAATACTTAGAGAAAAAGTATCCGATTGGTTCAGGTGTTACGGAAGCAGCTTGTAAGACGTTGGTCAAACAACGATTATGTTGTTCAGGGATGCGATGGAAGGAAAAAGGAGCCAGGGCGAACGCATCTAAAAATGATACAGATACAAGAACATTATAGAGGGATGGATAAGGGAAAATAAGGGAAAGTGCATAGAAAACAAAAGCGATGAAACTCCGACCCAAATATAGACTGGTAGAACACTTTGCCGAAATAGATGACCCTCGCATCGAACGAACAAAACGGCATAAACTCATTGATATTCTAACGATTGCCATCTTAGCCGTCATTTGTGGAGCAGAAGGTTGGGTAGCCATGGAAAGTTTCGGCAAGGCTAAACATCAATGGCTAAAAAAAATTTTGGAATTGCCAAATGGCATCCCCTCCGACGATACGTTTGCGCGTGTATTTGCTAGTCTGAATCCAGAGCAATTTCAAGACTGTTTTCTGCATTGGGTCAAAAGTATAGCGGAGGTAAGTGAAGGGGAAGTGATAGCGATTGACGGCAAAACCCTTCGCCACTCCTATGATAATGCCAACGGAAAGGGCGCAATTCAGATGGTAAGTGCATGGGCAACAGCAAATCGTCTAGTACTAGGACAGTGCAAGGTGGAAAGCAAATCGTAATGAAATCACGGCGATACCCAAACTCCTGAAAATGCTAGAGGTCAAAGGTTGTATCGTAACGATTGATGCCATGGGAACTCAGACAAAGATTGCCCAACAGATAGTAGGGCGAGGGGGAGATTATGTTTTGGCATTGAAAGGCAATCAAGGTAATCTATGTGAGGATGTTGAACAATTATTTGCTCATGCTCAATCGGTTAATTTTGCGGGAATTAAGCATGATTTTCATCAAACAATAGACAAGGGACATGGACGGATTGAAATTCGCCGTTGCTGGACGATGGAACAAACAGAATTTTTGCTGGGTGCGGAGAAATGGGCAAAGTTGACGAGCATCTGTATGATTCAAGCGGAGAGACGATTGAAAGACAAAACAGAGTATGAGACTCGCTACTATATCAGTAGCCTGCCGAGTAATGCTCAAAAATTATCCCAATCTGTTCGTAGTCATTGGTTGATAGAAAACTCTTTACATTGGGTTCTAGACTTGGCCTTCAACGAGGATGCTTGTCGCATTCGTAAGGATTTTGCTCCTGAGAATTTAGCCGTCTTACGCCATATCGCTCTTAACTTGCTCACAAAGGAAAATACTCTGAAACTTGGTATCAAGAATAAACGGCTACGCGCTGGTTGGGACGAGGACTATCTCCTTAAGGTTTTACTCGGATAAGATGCGTTTGCCCTGAAAAAGGAGCAGGAATTATTTTGAGCCTACGAGCTTTGGTATTGACCAAGGAACGATGGAGTCAATTTTGGGCAAAACTTGATCAATATGGGTTCCCTGTAGAACCCTGATTACAACAGCTTTTATCAACTAAAGGTCGCACCCAACTGTTTGCTACTGAGTGGCGATGAGTCTTATGAAAAAGCAGCTAAGAAAATCCAATCATTGACGGGAATTGCTGTTTCTCACAGTACGCAACAACGCCTTGTACATCGCTATCATTTTGAAGAATTACCCTCTAACACAGAAGTCGAAGAAATTAGCATAGATGGTGGGAAGGTACGACTCAGAACTCCCAAGGGAGAACCCTTAATTTGGCGTGATTATAAAGGAGTCAGTTTTCATCAATTGGGGGTAGCTGCCTTTTTTCAAGATAACTCGGCTTTATTAGACTTGGTTAATTCTCAAATTTTGGCTAAGCCTTTAATTTGTTTGGGAGATGGACATGATGGTATCTGGAACTTATTTCGTGAGATAGGACAGAAACATGAGCGAATTGAAATTTTGGACTGGTATCACTTAATTGAAAACCTCTATAAAGTTGGGGGGTCATTCCAGCGAATTGGGGAGCATCCCAGATTTGCAATGAGTAAAAGTACTCAGGCAATAGCTTCATTGAGATAAGCACAGCGTAATCTCAATATTTGAGGAACGTTTTCTGACTTCCAACGGGTGCGACCTTTAGTTGATAAAAGCTGTTGTAATCAGGGTTCTACAGGGAACCCATATTGATCAAGTTTTGCCCAAAATTGACTCCATCGTTCCTTGGTCAATACCAAAGCTCGTAGGCTCAAAATAATTCCTGCTCCTTTTTCCTTCCATCGCATCCCTGAACAACATAATCGTTGTTTGACCAACGTCTTACAAGCTGCTTCCGTAACACCTGAACCAATCGGATACTTTTTCTCTAAGTATTCAGCATAATCCATTTGATGCTGATGATTCTCGTAATAAGTAATCGCCGCTTGTAGTTTCTCGGTAAGATTCTTAGAATGACTTTTTTCTTCTTTGACTTCTTTCATCAGATTTAGCAGTTCTCCTGCTTTTCCTTTTTCATGCTTGAGTTCTCGACAATTTTCAGTCAACCATTCTTTTTGTTTTGACACTGTATTCGGATGCAACGCTTCTGCCAAGGCACCTAAGTAACCAGAGGCATGATAGAAATCTAATATCTGTTCTTCCGTTTGCTTTTCTAAAAACTTCCAATTTGATTCTGCCCCGTCTGCTATCCCGACCAATGTTGCCTCTGGATAACGTTTTTTCGCTCGCTCAATTTCTCTTTCTAATCTTTCTAGAAAACTCTTTTTTCCATACTCTGGTGCCGCACCTAGATAGATTGTATGTTGACGTTCTCCCTCACTATCGTATAGGGAAACGGTTCCCACCATTGCTTCACGGTAGCCATCCTCACACATCAGCATACAGGTTCCATCTAATCCTATTCCCACTGTTGCAATTTGGCTATCCTCCTTGGGCGGGGCATAACTCCACGCTTCTTCTTTTGCCTGTACCACACTTCCTACTGCTTCACTCAATCTTTGGATATAGGATAGCGCTACTTTTCTACCATGATTTTCTAATAAATCATTTTTCACCTCTTTGCCTGCCATCCCTGACATTTTTGAGGATACCTGTTTTGCCAATAATGGCGTTGATGTTATGATTATCCTTGCTTCTCTTTCTAAGGGGCAATACGTTTTTCCTCAAAGGTGAACGCTGATATACATGACGATTCACTATAACCTCACCATAAGGTGTTTGATATTCTTTCGGTTGCTCTCCCTTACTCTTCCAGATTTCTTCACCGATTTTTAAGGGTGAACCATCTGTATCTAAATATTTCAAGGCTTCTTTGCTGGCGATGCAACCTACTTCGTTTAAGCCTTTTTGAATATTTATTTCTGTATTCAACATTGAACGACTGAGTTCTAATGTTAGTTCTATTTTTATCTTTGAACCCTCTACATTAATTAGTTTTGCTGTCATCATTGTTTCCTCTTTGTCACTTTTCATCTCATGTTAACACTTTTCTTTTCCTTCATCAACTAAAAGTCGCACCCCTTCCAACAAGCCCCTGCTATTTGTATTCTCTTGCCAATTTGTTTGATTTTTGACTCTACACTTCCTGAGCCAATGCAGATACCTAAGTCTTGATAGAGTCCATAATCTGGCATTCTGCTTTCATGTTTCTTCATATAATTGATGAAGTTAATTGCTTCCTTTTGTTTTGAACCGTTCAATTCTTTAATTGCTGAATCTTGCTCCCCTTGCCATAAGTACGTCTCTATTTGCCTCTTTACCTTTTTTGAAACTTTCACTTTATGGATATTTTCCACCAAGTGATACCAATCCAATACTTCCCTTCTTTCGTCTTTATCCCTTATCTTTTCTATCAGATTCCAAATCCCATCATGTCCATCTCCTAAGCAAGTTACTACTCTCGCTAATGGTTGATTATTTGTCCAAGCGATTAATTCTTCCTGCGCTTGAAAAAATGCCGCACATACCTGACCATGTAAGCTTACTGCTTTATAATTTTTCCAGATACTTTCTTCGCCTACGCTCGTTCGTATTCTTACTGTTCCGCCATCTATGCTTAGACTTTCTATTTTCCCTTTACCTTGAGCTTCTTGAAATTCATACCCTAATGCTAATCGGTGTTGACTGCTTTTTGAGATGGACATTCCCGTCGTCATCTTGATTGTTTTTTCTCCTCTCTCAAATGACTCACAGGCTACAATATTTAAGCAGCATTTTTCTAAATAAGGACTCACTTGTTTATTTTTTTCTAACCCTAGCTTTTTCGCCTGTTTTTCTGTAATTTTTACTTTTCCGATAATACTGTCCACTGTTCTTTCTCTTCCTGCTTTTGTTCCTGTTGCTGTTTCACAAAAAAAACGGCCAATAGCTGGACTTACGACCGATAATAGAGGTGATCGCCTAAAAATCACGACTCACAATACTAGCGATCACCTTTAGAAGATAAATTGTTAATGCGATCGCCTAGAAATCATGAATCACAGTAGTAGCGATCGGCTTTAGGAGTAGATTGTTGATGCGATCACTTTTCGCTGTTGAAATAGAGAATTAGGCGATCAGTTTATGGTGAAGATGATATTATTTTTCTAAAGATCGAGAGTGAATTATGACTAAAAGTAGCAGCTTTACAGCCATTATCTACAAAGAAGATGATATGTACATTGCCGAATGTCCAGAGGTGGGTACAGTCGATCAGGGGGAAACAATTGAACAGGCGATCGCGGGATTAAAAGAAGCGACTCGGCTGTATTTAGAGGAATTTCCTCTTCCAAAAACGTCACCTAGATTTGTGACCAGTATAGAGGTTAGCTATGCCTAAAATGCCACGAATTTCAGCCAAAGAAGCAATTCGTGCGTTAGAGCGCTTAGGATTTGAGCAAGTTCGTCAAACTGGTAGTCATGTTGTCATGAAAAAGGAAACCCAAGAAGGCGAGATCGGTTGTGTCGTGCCTTTACATCGAGAATTGAAGATAGGCACATTGAGTGGAGTACTCAAACAAGCGCGAATTACAGTAGAAGATTTTATCGATAATCTGTAAGTGCGATCGCCTAAAAATCACGACTCACGGTAATAGCGATCGCCTTTAGGAGATAGATATTGAAGCGATCGCACCTGAGATTGCTTTGATTGATCGGCAATTCGATTATACTTCGCAATCAGATAAAGCTTGCTGCAAAAAATGTTTGTGTAACCCGTTAAAATAGTACCAAGACTAACCAAAGAGTGATTTCCCATGATCGCAGTTAAAGGAAACTTTCCAAAACTTACCCCAGAAGAATACTTTGCTTGGGAAGAAAAGCAACTAGAAAAACACGAACTGATTAACGGTCAAGTTTACGCCATGAGCGGCGGTAGCGTTAATCATAGCCGCATTGCAATTCGATTTGCGACTATGGTTGATACCCATTTAGACGCTAGTCACTGCATAACAGGTAACTCAGACCTTAAAGTTAAAATTTTTGGCACAAATAACTACACCTATCCAGATGTCAGCGTCACCTGCGACGATCACGATAAAACTACAGACCAATACATTACATACCCTTGCCTCATCATTGAAGTTCTTTCACCTAGCACTGAAACCTATGATCGTAGTGGCAAATTTAGACTGTACCGCAAAAATCCAGTCTTACAGGATTATTTATTAGTGAGTTCCATCAGCATCGAAATAGATTTGTATCACAAAAACGAAGCAGGTGATTGGTTAATTATTAACTATCAAGCAGGTGACACCGTGGAACTCAAAAGTATTAATTTAAGCTTTCCCATTGAGCAAATCTATCGCAACCTCGATCTTACACCAGAGACTGAATCAACCCAATTATCCTAAACCTCATTCCCAAGTCGAAATTAAAAAACTATCGCCTCTAGCGATCGCCTTTAGGAGACAGATTGCTGATGCGATCGCCTAGAAATCCTGATTCACGGTAATAGCGATCGCCTGATTTGGTGAGGGTGTGAGGAGTTGGGGATTAATGTGCCGTTATAATTTAGGCAATAGAAAATAATATTTTGCTAAACTTATCAATAACACTTAAGGAAATTGACACTTATGCTAACTTTGCAAATTGCAAAAGATCAGACTTTTACTTTGATCGATCAACTTTCACTTAACGAGCAGCAAGAAGTCTTACAATATTTAGTCGAAAAAAACCGTGAAAATCTTGATGATCCCCCCGA contains:
- a CDS encoding type II toxin-antitoxin system HicB family antitoxin; protein product: MTKSSSFTAIIYKEDDMYIAECPEVGTVDQGETIEQAIAGLKEATRLYLEEFPLPKTSPRFVTSIEVSYA
- a CDS encoding type II toxin-antitoxin system HicA family toxin, with the protein product MPKMPRISAKEAIRALERLGFEQVRQTGSHVVMKKETQEGEIGCVVPLHRELKIGTLSGVLKQARITVEDFIDNL
- a CDS encoding Uma2 family endonuclease, translated to MIAVKGNFPKLTPEEYFAWEEKQLEKHELINGQVYAMSGGSVNHSRIAIRFATMVDTHLDASHCITGNSDLKVKIFGTNNYTYPDVSVTCDDHDKTTDQYITYPCLIIEVLSPSTETYDRSGKFRLYRKNPVLQDYLLVSSISIEIDLYHKNEAGDWLIINYQAGDTVELKSINLSFPIEQIYRNLDLTPETESTQLS